Sequence from the Flavobacterium lindanitolerans genome:
TTTTTTTAAATCAGGGGCTAAAAAAGAGATTAATTTATGTCCGGGTTATGCTGTCAACACTTAGCAAGACCGATAAAACTCCTAACGCATGATTATTCGCAGACCCAAAACTATTCCAGGTAGAGATTTTGGCATGAATAGTATGCCAAAATCCTCCTGTAGCTGAAGGCACGAAATTGTATTTACCGGACAAGTTAAACTGCATGCCCTTACTATTCTCCTGCACAACCTGGAAAATGCCTGTGGGCATATCGTTTATAAAAAGTTCGCAACGATAATAAGAAATAACAGAACCCGGTGGCAAAACCGATGTACTGGAATCTACAAGAGCAAGCCCTACTGTAAAGTTTAGAAATAAAGCTCTGGGTTGTTTATCCACGAAAAACGAACCTCTGCTACCCGGAATTTCAACATCTACACTGCTTGAAGGCCCAATAGTAAATAGCGATTGATAACTGCTATTCTTTGGCACTCCTATTGCAACATTTAACAGTCGGGTCATTTTTGAAGACAATTTAGTAGGCACCAACATAGAAAGCTCCCAGGTAGTTCCGGTGGTAGTGCCCTTGCTAATCAATTCAGCATAATAGCCGGGAGGCACCACTATATAATCTACATCGCCTGTAGCGTCAATCTTCTCCAAACTCGGTGCTTCAGAAAAAACGAAAAGTTCACCCTGGGCGCTTATATTCTTAATTCCGTAAATGCGTCCTTTAAAATTGCCCGGCCCGCTAATGGCCTTAGGGAGTAGTATTGTACCTCTACCAATTCCATTAAAGGCAATATAAAAATCGGAATCATCTAATGTAACATCGTCACTAACTATCTTATAATCGCCTGCAAAAGAACCGTTAACAGTCAAGCGGCTGCCCGGATTTTTGGTGTTTATTCCGGTGTTTATCGCGCTGTTTTGAGACATCACGCCCGTGCTGTACAGCAACAGGATTAAAAAAAGCTGTTTCATAATAAAATCTTTTTGGCTCATAGTTCTTTAATTTATATATACGGCACTTAACAAAAGTGACAAAACTCCGAATGTATTGGTTCCCGACGAAACTCCTCCTCCAGACCTCCACAAAGAAAGTTTGGCATGGATAGTATGCTGTCCTGCAGGCAAATCGCGTACGCCAGACATGCTGAACTGTAATTGTGATCCTATATAATTTTGCTGTACAATCTGGAAAATACCCGTAGCCACATTATCTATATACAGTTCGCAACGGTAATAAGGCATCATAATAATCTGTCCAAATACCATAGATTCTAAATCGTCAATTCCTAACACAAAGTCTAAAAATACTGTTTTGGGTTCAGACAAAGTAAACGAATTACTGCTACCGGGAATTACAATGTCTAAAATACTGGGATTGCCTCTTACTATAGTAAATCTATCCTGAGAAGAGCTAACTGAATTCCTTGCTACAGAACTTGCAACATCTACCAGTTTGGTCACTTCAAAAGATGACACTGCGGGCACCCGCATAGAGAGTTCCCAGGTAGTGCCGGTGGTAGTACCCTTGCTAATGAATTCAGCATAATAGCCGGGGGGCAGCAGTATACTGCTTACATCTGTTACCGCATCTATTTTTTCCAAATTCTGTGCAGCAACCGTAAGATCCCGATTGCTGGTTGTATTCTTAATTCTGTAAATACGCCCTTTGAAGTTGCCAGGACCGCTAATAGCCACGGGCAGTTGAATTATGCCGTTGGTATTTCCATTATAGGCAATATAAAAATCAGAATCATTAAGGATAACATTTCCGGTCACTATTTTATAGTCACCGGCAAAAGAACCGTTAACAGCCAAACTGCTGCCCGGGTTTTTGGTGAATATACCAGTGTTTTGTGACATCATGCCTGTGCTGTAAAGCAACAGGATTAAAAAAATCTGTTTCATAAAAAATCTTTATGGCTTATAACTAAAATTTGCAGTCAATTTATGACTGCTTTGTATCTGGATTGTTATGATATCATTACTATGGACACAAATCTATCCAATAATAATGAGAAATTTTGAAGACCGGTTTAAAATCCCGAATTCCAAAAACTTTTTTTACTTTTTCTCCCTAAACAAGATTCCCACTAATTGCTTTAAACTTTTATTCATTATTCCGGCACCTTAATTTCTTTATCTTTACTAACCGCAAAGCATCTATTAAAACATAGGCTATTAATCAATCCAGATATACCCCATCATAAACAACAGACAAAACCATAAGACGTTGATTACCTGTATGACCGTCATCATTCCAACGGGTAATATTGACCCAGATGCCATGAGGACCGGCAGATAAATTAAGTACCCCGGAAATATTAAACCGTAACGAGGAACCTACATATTGTTGCTGTGCAATCTGGAAAAGATATGAGACCACTACTCCGTCAATAACTAAATCACAACGGTAATAAGGACTTTTTGAAAACACTCTCGGATAAGTATAATCAGCGAGCCCTATAGCAACATTTAAGAATACAGGCTTGGCAACAGGCATTGTAAACATTGTCTGGCTTTCCGGAAGAAACATAGGATTGTTATCTGCCACAGTAAACCCTGTCGGAGATATCGGATAGCCACCTATATCCATTCCAAAAGAATAGTCCAACGCTTTTTTAACAGTCACAGATGTCGCTTTACCATCCATAATTGCTAATAATTCCCAGGTACTGCCCGTGACTGTACCCCTACTGATTAATTTTGCATAATAACCCGGCGGCACCGTTACTGAAGACATATTGGCTGTTCCAGATATAGTTTCCTGTGCCGGGGCAATAACGGTTAGCATGTAATTGCTGGTATTCTTTATAGCATAAACACGTCCTTTTAAAGAGCCCCATCCGGCCGGAGGAAGATGGAGCATAGCGTCAGCATTCCCGTTATAGGCCGCATAATAATCTGTATAGCCCAAGACAGCATTTCCGGTTATAATTTTATAATCGCCCGCAACAGAGCCGTTAACTGTCAAACGGCTGCCCGGATTTTTGGTGTTTATTCCGGTATTTATTGCGGTGTTCTGGGCAAAACTTCCGGTTGCTGTAAACAAAAAAAGCAGTATGAAATATTTTGTAAATTGTAACATCGTAGAATTTTTTTTAAAATCAGGTGCTAAAAAAAGAGATTAATTCATCCTGACGGCATTTAGCAAAAGCGACAAAATTCCATATGTCATATTCCGCGGCTGCCCAAAGTCATGCCAGGAAGAGAGTCTGGCCTCAACAGTGTGTGTGCCTGCCGGCAAATCATATGCGCCAGACATGCTAAACTGAATACTCTTACTATGCTCCTGCACAACCTGAAAAATGCCTGTGGGTGTATTATTTATGAACAGTTCACAACGGTAAAAATGATAATAATCACCCGGAGAGAAAAAATTTATAAGACCAAGCCCTACTGAAAAGTTCAAAAATACAGTTTGGGGCTCATACGCGTAAAGCGAACCTCTGCTACCCGGAATTACAACATCTGTAACGTTTGGAGGACTTAAAGTAAATCTTGATTGTGGACTGCTATTCTTTGGCATTGCACTTGTAATGTTTAACAGATTCCTCACTGTTGAATTCTGTACAATAGGCACCAACATAGAAAGTTCCCAGGTAGTTCCCGTAGTAGTACCCTTGCTAATCAATTCGGCATAATAGCCATAAGGTACCTCTATAAAATCTACATCGCCTGCGGCGTCAATCTTCTCCAAATTCGATGCGTCAGGAAGAATCGTAAGACCAGTCTGGCTGCTTACATTCTTAATTCCGTAAATGCGTCCTTTAAAATTGCCCGGTCCGCTAATGGCCTTTGGGAGTCGCATTGTACCTTTACTATATGTACTATAGGCAATATAAAAATTGGAATCATCCAAAACAGTATTTTGGTCTGTAACTATTTTATAATCGCCTGCAAAAGAACCGTTAACAGTCAAGCGGCTGCCCGGATTTTTGGTGTTTATTCCGGTGTTTATCGCGGTGTTTTGAGGCATCATGCCCGTGCTGTACAGCAACAGGATTAAAAAAAGCTGTTTCATAATAAAATCTTTTTGGCTCATAGTTCTTTAATTTATATATACGGCACTTAACAAAAGTGACATAACACCAAATTGGGTGGTAAAAGCATAAGTTCCACCTACTAACCATAAAGAAAATTTGGCATGGATAGTATGCTGTCCTGCAGGCAAATCGCGAACACCAGACAGGCCAAACTGCAACTGGGAACCCTCTCCATCTAGTGGTACAATCTGGAAAAGCCCCGTAGCCACATTGTCTATATACAGTTCGCAACGATAAAAAACCACTAGCATCTGTACCGGTTGAAGAGTTGCTATATTATCGATTCCTGCTGTAAAGTTCAGAAATACTGATTGGGGTTCAGACAAGGTAAACGAAGTACTGCTATGGGGAATTATAGCATCTCTAATAGGCTGCAGATTTTCGTTTTTTATTGTAAACCTATAAGTGGTACTCGAATTCCTTGGTACAGAATATGCAACATCTACCGCTTTGGTCATTGATAAAGTTCGCACTACGGGCACCCGCATAGAGAGTTCCCAGGTAGTGCCGGTGGTAGTACCCTTGCTAATGAATTCAGCATAATAGCCGGGAGGCACCACTATACTGTACACATCTGTTACCGCATCTATTTTTTCCAAATTCTGTGCAGCAACCGTAAGATTCCAATTGTCGGTTGTATTCTTAATCCTGTAAATACGTCCTTTGAAGTTGCCCGGCCCGCTAATGGCCATGGGCAGTTGAATTATGCCGTTGGTATTTCCATTATAGGCAATATAAAAATCGGAATCATTAAGGATAACATTGCCGGTCACTATTTTATAGTCGCCTGCAAAAGAACCGTTAACAGCCAAACTGCTACCCGGGTTTTTGGTGAATATCCCAGTGTTTTGTGACATCATGCCTGTGCTGTAAAGCAACAGGATTAAAAAAATCTGCTTCATAAAAAATCTTTATGGCTTATAACTAAAATTTGCAGTCAATTTATGACTGCTCTGTATCTGGATTATTATAATATCATTACTATTGGTATAAATCTGTCCAATAATAATGAGAAATGTTTGAAGGCCGGTTTAAAATCCCGGCTCCCAAAATTTGTTTTTTTATTTATTCTGTATAAGAATATTTACTCTAATTGCTTTTAAATGTTCTTTTTTGCTTATTATTTCTTTGTTTTTACTAACCTGTCTATATTTATAAATTTACTGTTTTCCAAATCAATCCAAATATACCGCATCAAAAACAACAGACAGCGTTCCGAAGTTTTGATCACGGGTATAACCATCATTGTACCAACGCATGACAGCAGCATGGATAGTATGCGGACCAGCAGATAAATTACGAACACCCGAAATATTAAACTGTAACTGATACCCTATCTGCGATTCCTTTACAATCTGAAAAAGACCTGTGGGCATACCATCAATAAATAATTCGCAACGGAGATAAGGTTTTCTCGGATTATCAGTAGTGTAATCATCTATTCCTAACGCAAAACTTAAAAATATGGGCTTGGCAACAGGCATGGTAAACGTACTGCTGCTATTGGAAACAACGGCAAAACCGTTGTCGTTCACACTGAACCTTGTTGCCGCAACGTTTCCTTGCGGTATTGCATAAGAATTTCCGGACACCTGTACTATAGCATCTGTGTTGCCTTTAGCAAGCAGCAGTAACTCCCAGGTACTGCCCGTAGTAGTTCCCTTGCTGATTAATTTTGCGCAATAACCCGGTGGTATAATTACAGAAGATATATCGGCTATTCCGTCTATCATTTCTGTTCCATTTGCTACAACGGTAAGTGCAAAATTACTTGTATTTTTTATACTGTAAATACGTCCTTTGTAATTGCCTGAAAGAGCCGAGGGAAGTGAAATAGTACCGTTAGCACTTCCATTATAAGCGATATAATAATCAAGAACATCCATGTTATAGTCTCCCGTCACAATTTTATAATTAGTAGCAAAAGAACCATTTACAGTTAAGTTACTACCAGAATCTTTGGTATTTATCCCTGTAGTCTGAGCTCCGCTTTTGGTTGTCATAGCAAATGCAAACAGCATAAAATATCTTGTAAATTTTAGCATCATTAACAGTTTTTATAAAAATCTTTGTGCATAAAAATTAATCCATGTAGACTGCATCTACTACTAGTGACAAAATCCCAAAACTTTGATTTGTTGAAGAAGAAACCCCATTATTATGCCATCTGGTTATTCTGGTATCAATAGTATGTGTGCCTGCCGACAAACTTCGAACACCTGACATATTAAATTGAAGCTGATAACCAGTACCAATCTGTTGTACAATTTGAAAAAGACCTGTAGGCGTACCATCTATATACAGTTCGCAACGGAAGTAAGGAGGAGTAGTACTCGTCGCCGCTAGTTCATCCAGCCCAAGCGTAAGATTTAAAAATACAGGTCTGGCAACAGGCAAGGTAAATGAGCTACTACTGCCTGGGATTATGGTATAAGCCGAATTATTCACACTAAATGCTGATGCTGCAATGGCACCCTGAGGTGTTGCAACTGAAATATTTACCAGTTGATTCATTGTGGAAGCTATAGTAACATAGGCCAGCATAGAAAGTTCCCACGTACTGCCGGTTGTAGTACCCTTGCTTATCAATTCTACATAATAACCTGGAGGTACAATTACAGACGATATATCTGTAAGCCCATCTATCTTCTCTGTCCCACTCGGAACGATGGTAAGTTGTGAATTACTCGTGTTTTTGATTCCATAAATACGCCCTTTATAATTGCCTGAACCATTAATGAGCGCAGGAAGTGTAATTTCACCTGAACTATTTCCGTTATAAGCAACATAATAATCGGAAATACCTAAGGTCGTATTTTGTGTCACAATTTTATAATCAGCTGCAAAGGATCCGTTAACTGTCAATATACTACCCGGGTTTTTAGTATTGATACCGGTATTTTGGGACATCATAGTATTACTGCATAACAACAGACTGAAAAATAGAAAACTAAAAAACTGTTTCATAATAAAAATTTTATGGCTTATATAAGCAATGATAATTTTCTATTTGTATTACTAATGAATATTCATTAGTTCTATACAAATTTATCTCTATAGTAATAAGCAGGTTTTGGAGCCGGTTTGAAATGCCAGCTCCTAACACCTGTTATCTTTACTTATTCTGACTAAGCACTATTTTCTCTAATTGTTTTAAACGTTCGTCCATACTCTTTGTAGCTTCTTTCAACTGGTTTATTTCTTTATCTTTAGCTTCCAGTTGTTTTTGCTGCTCAATAGTATGCAGGTATAATTCTTCTACTTTTTCCAGGATTTGTATTGAAAGTTCAGACATATTAAAAATGTATTCGCCTTTATCATTTTGACGTAAGTCTTTGATGCTTGTAATACCAGGCAAATGTTTGTTTTCATTGATAAATGCTTCTACTTCTTTTATAGATTTGAAAGTATAGTCTTTTTTCAGTTCGGATGCACCGTTGAAATAGTCTTCAAATACATAGTCAGCATAAGTAGAATTGGCTGTTTCTATTGAACCGTTAACAGCAAGCAGCACATTTGCATTGGTAGTACCTAACATATTCTGGGTACCTATACCTACCTTTCCTGTACTGGAAACATGCACTCTGGAAGTACCATTGGTGATAAGTTCAACAGGTGTGGCCGAACCATTTGCCGTACCTACCAAAAGTCCTGTAGAAGTACCGCTTGATGTAAGTTGGGCACGGGAATTCAAATCCTGGTATAAATCTACCATACTACTTCCTGATGACACTCTAAAATTTGACCTTCCTGTTGTAGTAGCATTTGTTATGTAAGCTCCATTAGAGTAGTTAAATATGGTTTCTCTGGTTTCTGGTGAAGCTACCGGCAAACTTGTCGACCTGAATCTAAGAAATTTACCATTCATATTTACTGTTCTATCGCCTGCCAAACTACCGTCAGCCGTATAAATGTTATCCAGAGTGTTTTTGTTTACCCACGTTGGAACACCTGTTGCATCAGTAGTCAGAACCTGGTTGTTACCCGCATTGGCTATTTTGGCTACGGTTACTGCATCATCAGCTATTTTGGCTGTAGTTATGGAATTGTTTGCAATGCTTAATGCGGCATCTGCCAGAACGGAGTTTGCCAAAGTGTTGGCACTGTTCACCTGAATAATACCGTCTGTAGACAGTGTCTTGCCTAAGCCTGTTGCTGTCGTGTTCACCGAAAGCGTACCGTCTGCAGCTACTAATAAGCCTGTTCCCGGTTTTACAGCTCCTGTTGCGGAAGCCGTTGCAGGGCTTACGTTTACCGTATAGGCCGTATTGTTGCCACTTGTTGCAGAAGTTACCGTGGTTGCCGTTCCTGCTACTACAGAACTTGTCTTCTGGTTATTCTGAAGGGCCGTCGTGTTTACAGACAATGTTCCGTCTGCCGCGATGTTAATTGTCGGTGCCGTACCTGCTTCTTTTACAACTCCTAGGTTAGCACCGTTGGCTGTCGGTACGTTTACGGTATAAACAGGATTGTTAGGGTTGGTTGTATTGGTGGCTACCGTAACATTCGTACCTGCCGCTACTGTTGACGTCTTGTCATTGGCAGCAACTACCGGAGCAAGATTCAGTGCCACACTGGACACTCCATTTACCGTTGTAGTCAAATTTGAACCTGACAAGGTAGTGATAACGGCATTCACAGCAGCTGCCGAAGCCACTACCCCATTTACTGTTGATGTCAACGTATTGGTACCGTTATTAACCAAAGTGTTTGTGGTAGCAGGAACCAGGGCTGACTGGTTTACCCAGGTTGGTGCGCCTGTTCCATCTGTAGTCAAAACCTGATTGTTACCCGCATTGGCTATCTTGGCTACAGTTACTGCATCATCAGCTATTTTGCCTGTAGTTATGGAATTGTTCGCAATACTTAATGCTGCATCTGCCAGAACAGAGTTCGCCAAAGTGTTGGCACTGTTCACCTGAATAATACCGTCAGTGGTTAGTGTCTTGCCTAAACCTGTTGCTGTCGTATTCACAGAAAGCGTACCATCTGGAGCAATAGTCACTGTAGGATTACTTGCTGCTTGTTTTACAACTCCCAGGGTAGTACCAGCCGTTGGTACATTAACCTTATAATCCGTAGTATTGCCGCTTACTGTTGAAGCTACCGTAGTATTGGTCCCATTGCTTAATGTTGTCAACTTTTGGTTTGACTGAATATTTCCTGCCGTTACATCTACATTATATGCCGTGTTGTTTCCGGTTACAGAAGATGTTACCGTTGCCAGTCCGCTTCCTGTAACCGAAGTTGTCTTTTGACTTGACTGTACAGACGAAGGGTTTATTTCAACAGTATAGGCTGTATTGTTACCGCTGGTTGCCGAAGTTACTGTGGTAGTTGTACCGCTTACTACAGAACTTGTCTTTTGGTTATTCTGAAGTGCAGTGGTATTTACCGACAATGTTCCGTCGGCCGCGATGTTTATTGTCGGAGCCGTATTCGCTTCTTTTACAACACCCAAGGAAGTACCGTTGGCTGTTGGTACGTTTACAATATAGTTTGTAGTATTACCTGAAACAGAATTGGTTACCGTAGTATTGGTTCCAGCCGCTACGGTTGCCGTTTTGTCGTTGGCAGCAATTACCGGAGCCAAATTCAATGCCGAGCCAGACACACCGTTTACCGTAGTAGTTAAGTTTGAGCCTGATAAAGTAGTAGCGACTGTATTTACTGCCGGAGCTGTTGCCACTACCCCGTTTACTGTTGATGTCAAAGTATTGGTACCGTTATTAACCAAAGTGTTTGTGGTAGCAGTGACCAATGTTGATTGGTCAATCCAAGATGGCGTGCCTGAACTATTTGTTACCAAGACCTTGTTATTACCTCCGGAAGCCAGTTTAGTAACTGCTACATTTGCAGCAGCAGCGATATCAGCATTCACAATAGTACCGTCCAATATCTTGGCGCTCGTTACCGCTCCATCCTTAATGTTGGCAGTTACGGTAGTCAAGGTAGCACCACTACCATTAGTAATATCCAAGTCTGAAGATGTAAAGTTCTTACCTGCACCAGGATCCGTTGGCGTACCTGTTCCACTTAGGTTGACAGACAGCTCTCCATTAGAGTTAATTTTTATCGTTGGGTTGGTAACAGCCGCCTCTTTTACAACTCCTAAAGCAGTACCGTTAGCAGTTGGCACATTAACAGTATAAATAGGATTGTTAGGATTGGCATTATTGGTAGTTATTGAAGTGTTTGTACCTGCTGCTACTGTTGCCGTCTTATCGGATGCATTAGGAATAGTGTTAATATCAACATCAATTTTACCTGTGACGGTGTTTAATTTTAAACCCGCACCTGCTAAAGCCGTTGGACTTACATCTACCTGATAATTAGTTGTATTTGCAATTGGTGTAGTAGTTACCAAAGTGGTATATGTTCCACTACTTACTGTAGTATTTTTTTGATTACCTGGAATCAATACTGATTGATCTGTCCATACTGGAGTTCCAGATGCATTAGTTGTCAGTACCTGATTGTTTCCTGCATTGGCTATTTTGCCAGTTGTAATTGTACTGTTAGCAATATCTGCATTAACAATAGTACCGTCCAATATTTTGGCACTGGTTACCGCGCCATCCTTAATGTTAGCCGTTACGGTCGTTAATGTAGCACCATTACCATTGGTAATGTCAAGGTCTGTGGATGAAAAGTTCTTACCTACACCCGGATCTGTTGGCGTACCCGTTCCGCTTAGGTTAACTGACAGTTCTCCATTAGAGTTAATTTTTATGGTAGGATTAGAAGATGCTTCCTTTACAACCCCTAAATTACTGGCTGTGGCGGTTGGCACACTAACCTTATAATCAGTAGTATTTCCGGTTACTGTTGAAGCTACCGTAGTATTGGTACCATTACTTACTGTTGTCAACTTTTGGTTTGACTGAATATTTGCTGCCGTCACATCTACATTATATGCCGTGTTGTTTCCGGTTACAGAAGATGTTACCGTTGCCAGGCCGCTTCCTGTAACTGAAGTCGTCTTTTGACTTGACTGTACAGACGAAGGATTTATTTCAACAGTATAGGCTGTATTGTTACCGCTGGTTGTCGAAGTTACCGTTGTGGTTGTTCCATTTACTACCGAACTGGTCTTATCATTGGCAGCAATTACGGGAGTAAGATTCAATGCCGTGCCAGACACACCGTTTACCGTTGTAGTCAGGTTTGAACCTGATAAAGTAGTGGCAACAGTATTCACTGCAGGCGCTGTAGCCACTACCCCGTTTACTGTTGATGTTAATGTATTAGTACCGTTATTGGCCAAAGTGTTTGTAGTCGCTGGCACCAAAGCAGACTGGTTAACCCAGATTGGTGCACCTGTTGCATCAGTAGTCAGAACCTGATTATTACCCGCATTCGCTATCTTGGCTACAGTTACTGCATCATCAGCTATTTTGGCTGTAGTTATGGAATTGTTTGCAATGCTTAATGCCGCATCTGCCAGAACAGAGTTCGCCAAAGAGCTGGCACTGTTCACCTGAATAATACCGTCAGTGGTCAGTGTTTTTCCTAAACCTGTTGCTGTCGTATTTACAGAAAGCGTACCGTCTGCAGCTACTGATAAGCCTGTTCCCGGTTTTACGGCTCCTGTTGCGGAAGCCGTTGCAGGACTTACGTTTACCGTATAGGCCGTATTGTTGCCACTTGTTGCAGAAGTTACTGTGGTCGCCGTTCCTGCTACTACAGAACTTGTCTTCTGGTTTGACTGAACATTTGCTGCCG
This genomic interval carries:
- a CDS encoding beta strand repeat-containing protein, with product MKKLLLTAIAILGASAAYSQVGIGTRTPNNSSQLEVTVDGQPEKRGILIPRVALQSTSSMNPIVNTGTLPNSLLVFNTAETGTAPLGVTPGFYYWYENKWIKMISNGDDTNTTNVSLTQNGQDLILTDSDGNNVRIALSDLQKITTLVNNNDGTYTYTNEAGTQVTINVPADVISNFQNIISNSSVLNQLITNLTNTSVGGNVYYDGNSFTYVDNTGTSHTINIQDIVRGNETVTTLVNNNDGTYTYTNEAGTQVTIDVPADVVSNFNDIITNTSVLNQLITNLTNTSVGGNVYYDGASFTYVDNTGTSHTINIQDIVRGNETVTTLVDNNNGTYTYTSEDGTVTTIDVPADVIQNFQDIMNDNSVSTIVKNIIDANETLTVLGYDPATKKLTYKDEDGRTTILDMSQLVTGNETVTTLVDNNNGTYTYTSENGTVTTIDVPADVIQNFQDIMNDNSVSTIVKNIIDANETLTILGYDSATKKLTYKDENGNTTTLDMAQLVTGNETVTTLVDNNNGTYTYTSENGTVTTIDVPADVIQNFQDIMNDNSVSTIVKNIIDANETLTVLGYDPATKKLTYKDENGNTTMLDLGQLVAGNETLTTLVDNNNGTYTYTSENGTVTTIDVPADVIQNFQDIMNDNSVSTIVKNIIDANETLTVLGYDPATKKLTYKDENGNTTMLDLGQLVAGNETLTTLVDNNNGTYTYTSENGTVTTIDVPADVIQNFQDIMNDNSVSTIIKNIIDANETLTILGYDSATKKLTYKDENGNTTTLDMAQLVTGNETVTTLVDNNNGTYTYTSEDGTVTTIDVPADVIQNFQDIMNDNSVSTIIKNIIDANETLTILGYDSATKKLTYKDENGNTTTLDMAQLVTGNETVTTLVDNNNGTYTYTSEDGTVTTIDVPADVIQNFQDIMNDNSVSTIIKNIIDANETLTVLGYDSATKKLTYKDENGNTTMLDLGQLVAGNETLTTLVDNNNGTYTYTSENGTVTTIDIPADVIQNFQDIMNNSSVSTIIKNIIDANETLTILGYDSATKKLTYKDENGNTTTLDMAQLVTGNETITTLVNNNDGTYTYTNEAGTQVTIDVPADVVSNFNDIISNTSVLNQLITNLTNTSVGGNVYYNGASFTYVDNTGTSHTISIQDIVQANQKIVTLSNGTNTTVASTSAGNTTDYKVNVNPATTTTTGAVKAGAGLDVAADGTLTVNVNTIPNATDKTATVAAGTNTTVAVNNANPNNPVYTVNVPTANGTALGVVKEASTAPTINIAADGALSVNTTALQNNQKTSSVVAGTATTVTSATSGNNTAYTVNVNPATASATGAVKPGTGLSVAADGTLSVNTTATGLGKTLSTDGIIQVNSANTLANSVLADAVLSIANNSITTAKIANAGNNQVLTTDGTGAPTWVNQSALVPATTNTLVNNGTNTLTSTVNGAVATAAAVNSVTTTLSGSNLTTTVNGVGSTALNLAPVVAANDKTSSVVSGTTTTVTSATSGNNTAYTVEINPSAVQSNQKTASVTGSGLATVTSSVSGNNTAYNVDVSAANVQSNQKTSSVVAGTATTVTSATSGNNTAYTVNVSPATASATGAVKPGTGLSVAADGTLSVNTTATGLGKTLTTDGIIQVNSASSLANSVLADAALSIANNSITTAKIADDAVTVAKIANAGNNQVLTTDATGAPIWVNQSALVPATTNTLANNGTNTLTSTVNGVVATAPAVNTVATTLSGSNLTTTVNGVSGTALNLTPVIAANDKTSSVVNGTTTTVTSTTSGNNTAYTVEINPSSVQSSQKTTSVTGSGLATVTSSVTGNNTAYNVDVTAANIQSNQKLTTVSNGTNTTVASTVTGNTTDYKVSVPTATASNLGVVKEASSNPTIKINSNGELSVNLSGTGTPTDPGVGKNFSSTDLDITNGNGATLTTVTANIKDGAVTSAKILDGTIVNADIANSTITTGKIANAGNNQVLTTNASGTPVWTDQSVLIPGNQKNTTVSSGTYTTLVTTTPIANTTNYQVDVSPTALAGAGLKLNTVTGKIDVDINTIPNASDKTATVAAGTNTSITTNNANPNNPIYTVNVPTANGTALGVVKEAAVTNPTIKINSNGELSVNLSGTGTPTDPGAGKNFTSSDLDITNGSGATLTTVTANIKDGAVTSAKILDGTIVNADIAAAANVAVTKLASGGNNKVLVTNSSGTPSWIDQSTLVTATTNTLVNNGTNTLTSTVNGVVATAPAVNTVATTLSGSNLTTTVNGVSGSALNLAPVIAANDKTATVAAGTNTTVTNSVSGNTTNYIVNVPTANGTSLGVVKEANTAPTINIAADGTLSVNTTALQNNQKTSSVVSGTTTTVTSATSGNNTAYTVEINPSSVQSSQKTTSVTGSGLATVTSSVTGNNTAYNVDVTAGNIQSNQKLTTLSNGTNTTVASTVSGNTTDYKVNVPTAGTTLGVVKQAASNPTVTIAPDGTLSVNTTATGLGKTLTTDGIIQVNSANTLANSVLADAALSIANNSITTGKIADDAVTVAKIANAGNNQVLTTDGTGAPTWVNQSALVPATTNTLVNNGTNTLTSTVNGVVASAAAVNAVITTLSGSNLTTTVNGVSSVALNLAPVVAANDKTSTVAAGTNVTVATNTTNPNNPVYTVNVPTANGANLGVVKEAGTAPTINIAADGTLSVNTTALQNNQKTSSVVAGTATTVTSATSGNNTAYTVNVSPATASATGAVKPGTGLLVAADGTLSVNTTATGLGKTLSTDGIIQVNSANTLANSVLADAALSIANNSITTAKIADDAVTVAKIANAGNNQVLTTDATGVPTWVNKNTLDNIYTADGSLAGDRTVNMNGKFLRFRSTSLPVASPETRETIFNYSNGAYITNATTTGRSNFRVSSGSSMVDLYQDLNSRAQLTSSGTSTGLLVGTANGSATPVELITNGTSRVHVSSTGKVGIGTQNMLGTTNANVLLAVNGSIETANSTYADYVFEDYFNGASELKKDYTFKSIKEVEAFINENKHLPGITSIKDLRQNDKGEYIFNMSELSIQILEKVEELYLHTIEQQKQLEAKDKEINQLKEATKSMDERLKQLEKIVLSQNK